ACTATCGTGATATCGTAATTTacgaaaatattttattgcCCATAAcgaaaataacaaataaaaaaatcacAGACATAAATTGGTTAAGCCACGCAGATAAAACAAGTTAAAAGGAATTTTAAAATGACAATTACCTTTAGTGCGCACTGGCAATATCTCTGGAATACGCGATGTCCCACAACGAGAGTGCTGGGAAAAAGAAGTTCCTTCTGCGGATATCTCTCTAGCATGACAAAATTTCTTATTTCTGCCGAAAAGGGAAATGAAATGCCGCGCGTCTTCTTTTTCAGCGACAAACATGGATGACCCAAGGGAAAAACCACGGTATTTCCCAACAGGTTCTTCCAATTTCCTATTTAGTATGGATTGTGATTTCCCAGCACGAAAAAGCAGTGGACcacatttttttcaatctTGACGTAGTTGTTTTCAGAGAAGCTAGAGACATCCGCACTGTCAAGACATGCTGATAAAGCCGACGAAAATAGCTACTTCTTGAGCTTCTGCGATTATTACTAAcagtatttattttttaaaaccAAAAATTTTCAGGGTATCTATCCGTGCACAGGTGTTTAAAACTGAAGTTGCGCGTTTTGTGTGCCTCGTTTACAGAGAAACAATATGGTTGGCAGTGCTCTCAGGAGTGGGCATACGCGGTGTGCTCTTCTCAATTTCAGCTGGGATAGTAAACGGTTCCCTTAGCGGAGAAGAGTTTCCCCTTTCTGCACATTTACTTCGGTAGTATTCCTGGAGCAGCATCCAATTGCACTGCACTAAACGATGCAACCAAGCGTACAGTTACCAGGAAACTCAATTGTGTTGCTACCAAACCACGGCTGCATTACCATTGccaattgaatattttggaaCTTCGTCTAAGTTGCTGGTTGCTAGGCCCCGTCTCTGCACGGTTCCATTGACGTCATTTTTGCAaccattatttattttaaagacACAGCATCAGCATGCTgtatatcaaatatttcataatACAAAACAATAGTCGCAGCACAAATAGTTGCAACACAAATAGTTAAACTCATGAGCAGCTTATGATAGAACCTGTTGATTGAATGAGCTCAATAAATGTTGCTCAATTGATAAAGTTTAACTGTAAGCAAGCGACGTGGACacaagaaataaatatcaattggATTCATCAgcaaatataaacataGAAAAAGTGTACACTTTTGGTTGATTTTTCTCGAAATGTTTTTTCGAACAAAAAAGCGGAGACTACGCGCAACTCTGAATACGTCGAATAGCCATGCTGCGACGATGGTCTTTAACAAACTACAAGAATAGTGCTTCTAAACGCTTCTGTGGTGGTTGCGTAAATATTTACTACTTCAGAACCCCCTCACAATCCATTTTTTGCACGCCTTTGCCAACAACAGCTGTGTATTCCGGTAGCTGCGTAAACGGTGAGGGAACATATTATTTGCGCTAATCCCTGTCAAAGACGACGGGCgtttatttatcaattttttattcGGCTTCTTTGGGAAATGGGGCCCTGACAAAACATGACTATCCGCAGAAGTTGCTTCCTTTTCCTTGAAACCTCTGGGATTATACTAACATGAACCCAATTAAATCATATCAATCGCTGATGGCACCGCTTAACTATCACTGCACTTTCGTAGAAGTCTGCTGGCTTCTCATCTATAGAGGCTGCGAGATATGTTGAGGAAACGGCGTTTGCTCCGTCTGCTTCTCCATATGACTGCCCGTGCGTGAACCACGTGTGAAGTTAGCACAGACTAGGTGCATCTCATGTGCAATGCGGGTTCGGCTACCCCGAAGCAAGTGCATCCAAATTGTGAACGACAAAACAAATATCTGAGGCACATGTTCTTCGCCATCGGACGGTCCTACGACAGCAAGAGGAGTGTCGTAAATGTTTGTGCAACGTTTTATTTTTCGACAGCTTCTAAGAGGGTACAGTGGCAAGAAACGTTCTTCAAAACCTCAATATATTATCGAGCAGCATGGAATGCAATTAAAAAAGCAACGAAATAAAGAATTTCATACTACGTAACAAGATCTGTATTAGTATAAATGTGGACGGTTTTTCTCAATATTTTACTCTCTAACAATACCATTTCATGGGTAAGCAGTTGCTTAGTagattaaataaaaatattgatatagTAAAGACAAATCTTCAAGAGATGAATAATCACAGCGAGTTGAAATCTAAACAGAAATTGTTTGGCAGGGGCGGTTCATACATTTTTACCTATTACTCAAATGTCATTGCAATTGTCTTTATCGTCttaatgatattatcaTTGCCAGTTAGACAAGCGGATGCATATGTTATCGAAAAACGCAGCTTTCCGCTTTACAATTCAATTGCCACTGCTGTTTCAGGAATATACGGATATTACAACTACGATCAACCTATATGGGTTCGTATTGCTTGGTGGGGTTCCTTTTATGCCGACGATGGAGGAGTACTGGATTCAGTTGAGTCAGTCAAAAATGTTTGTAAGCAGTGTGTTGCAGATAAGCAGGATCCTAATATGGATTGTACTCAAGCTGCACTTGATCTGAGTCGAGCATTAATGAAAACTTTGGTACTCGCGGCAGTCGGTTATGGTGCTACTCATTCCACAAATGGTGCAATAGATGGCTCGGGTATTCTTAATAAGAGAGATAAGTACTTAGTTCAGTCTTCTCATACAATAATCAAACAAAATAGATAACTTCACATTCAACAGGAAACAAGCTTCTTGACTCTCTTTCAGCATGGAGCCACGCTATAAATGATtatgaaattattgatCATAGTTTAACTAAAAGAGGAAGAGATGAATTGTCCGAGTCCGCAATTGTATTTCACAGAAAGACTAACTTAACTTTACAATTCATTCATACACATAATGGTGTTGGCAATGGTAACATTGCAGTTACATCCCTAGGAAACATGAATGCTACCCATACTAAACGTGAGAATGTACATTATTCTCCTGTTTGCGTGGGATATTTAGCAGCAGACTATTGTGCAAACCAAAAGCAGTGGAATGGCTTTTACGCAAGTGCAGAATTGGACTCTGAGATCTCAGAAGTGTTGAAGAATGACCTTGAAGGGAGTTGGGTAGCAGActaattataaaatgtaTACATATGAATCTGATAATACCGATGAGGACTGGCAACTATCCTTTAGAATGTATTATACTTCTAATGACAATGCATGGATCCACTGGACTAAGTGTGATACTGGTTCTTGATTTATTGTGTTgaatattagatttttatttgattattcatTGTTAAGAGTaagtattatattataattttccGTGGGGATGTGTTGGATATGAAAATTATTggatataaaaattgatgaaaatatttatatcttgCCTAACTTGACTTAGTGTTTGACCAACTAGGACAACACATACTTGAGGTATGAAGGAGTAAATATCACATATGTGATGATTTGATAATCGTATAACTGAAATAGGCGAACGTCACATCAACTTGTATaattagtatattttatacattatttattttatatagatCCCCACGGagttataataaattactGACTCTTAACAAtgaataatcaattaaagtCTAATATTCAACAATATTTATAGCTTTACGTCTTAGTACAGTTGTTGTGAGAGccatatctttttttacCGATATCTAAATGTTAATGGTAAGATTAATTTTTTACAAGAACGTGCGAGAGCATGAAGAGCAACAAGACAGACGATCATGAGataaaagttaaaatattgttataaTAGTAGATttctattaaaatattaccGAATTAGTTGACAGGATCGACAATTAGTGGTTTAAAGTATGTatattgttgaaatatGAGTAATACTTGAATTTAGATTTCAACATGAAGCATGAGTCATAAGCGGATATAGTCCGATATAAATATGGTTCTTCATGGTTAGCTAGTTGAAGACAGGTATTGTACTCACAGAAATGgaattaatgaaatcatATTAATAGGACAtgatttcatattttatatatttatgttttgtctaaatgtaattttatataaattatatatctagAAAAGATAAGCAATTAC
The Tetrapisispora phaffii CBS 4417 chromosome 8, complete genome DNA segment above includes these coding regions:
- the TPHA0H03130 gene encoding uncharacterized protein, which produces MGKQLLSRLNKNIDIVKTNLQEMNNHSELKSKQKLFGRGGSYIFTYYSNVIAIVFIVLMILSLPVRQADAYVIEKRSFPLYNSIATAVSGIYGYYNYDQPIWVRIAWWGSFYADDGGVLDSVESVKNVCKQCVADKQDPNMDCTQAALDLSRALMKTLVLAAVGYGATHSTNGAIDGSGILNKRDKYLVQSSHTIIKQNR